Proteins encoded in a region of the Armatimonadota bacterium genome:
- the ruvA gene encoding Holliday junction ATP-dependent DNA helicase RuvA, producing the protein MIAHVRGTLVEKEPSSVVVDVNGVGYRVLVPETVSATLPAVGEQVHLLTTFYVREEEMSLYGFLTNEQRRLFEMLISVSGVGPKAALSLLSVMDAEQLAMAIAAEDIKRLTGAPGVGTKIAQRIAMELKDKAAEIAWERKVDRLAAKGKPLPSDRLEDAVEALMALGYSRTDARRAVESAAKSLPADAETAAVVRSALQVLTTGR; encoded by the coding sequence ATGATTGCGCATGTGCGCGGCACGCTGGTAGAAAAGGAACCGTCGTCGGTAGTGGTGGATGTAAACGGTGTCGGTTACCGCGTGCTGGTGCCCGAAACGGTGTCGGCGACGCTTCCCGCGGTGGGTGAGCAGGTACATCTGCTCACCACCTTTTATGTACGCGAGGAGGAGATGAGCCTGTACGGCTTCCTCACCAATGAACAGCGCAGGCTCTTCGAAATGCTTATCAGTGTCAGTGGTGTGGGACCGAAGGCTGCGCTGAGCCTGCTCAGCGTGATGGACGCCGAGCAGCTGGCGATGGCGATTGCCGCCGAAGACATCAAACGCCTGACGGGCGCGCCCGGAGTGGGCACCAAAATCGCACAGCGCATCGCGATGGAGCTGAAGGACAAGGCGGCGGAAATCGCGTGGGAGCGCAAGGTAGACCGTCTCGCGGCAAAGGGCAAGCCGTTGCCTTCGGACCGGCTAGAAGACGCCGTAGAGGCTTTAATGGCACTAGGATACAGCCGAACCGACGCCCGACGTGCAGTGGAATCCGCCGCTAAATCGCTTCCTGCCGACGCCGAAACCGCCGCGGTGGTGCGCAGCGCGCTGCAGGTGTTGACTACAGGACGGTAA
- the ruvB gene encoding Holliday junction ATP-dependent DNA helicase RuvB yields the protein MREKRTMRRTDDAEEQRIVTPRRWVEEAEEELSLRPRWLREFIGQARLKENLGIFIEAARQRGEALDHVLLFGPPGLGKTTIAHIIANEMGAPIRSTSGPAIERPGDLAAILTNLEPNSVLFIDEVHRLSRPVEEILYPAMEDYQLDLVIGKGPAARTIKLDLPPFTLVGATTRAGLLTSPLRARFGIVLYFQFYTPEELQTIVLRSAEILNVPMEREGAAEIARRSRGTPRIANRLLRRVRDYAQVRGDGVITQQIADEALQLLEVDTLGLDEFDRRFLRLIIEKFDGGPVGIDTLSAATNEERDTIEDVYEPFLIQIGLLNRTSRGRVATRLAYEHLGLLPRGESHQQRLL from the coding sequence GTGAGGGAAAAGCGCACTATGCGCCGAACGGATGATGCCGAAGAGCAGCGAATAGTGACCCCACGCCGGTGGGTGGAGGAAGCGGAAGAAGAGCTCAGTCTGCGCCCGCGCTGGTTGCGTGAGTTCATCGGCCAGGCGCGCCTGAAGGAGAACCTGGGCATCTTTATCGAGGCGGCAAGACAGCGTGGCGAAGCGCTGGACCACGTCTTGCTGTTCGGTCCGCCTGGGCTGGGCAAGACCACCATCGCGCATATCATCGCCAACGAGATGGGCGCGCCCATCCGCTCCACCTCCGGTCCCGCCATCGAGCGACCAGGTGACCTCGCGGCGATCCTGACTAACCTGGAACCAAACAGTGTGCTGTTCATCGACGAGGTGCATCGCCTGAGCCGACCGGTGGAGGAGATACTCTACCCGGCAATGGAAGACTATCAGCTCGATCTGGTCATCGGCAAGGGACCGGCGGCGCGCACGATTAAGCTCGACCTGCCCCCCTTCACACTGGTAGGTGCAACTACCCGGGCGGGGCTGCTGACCTCGCCGTTGCGGGCGCGTTTCGGCATCGTGCTGTATTTCCAGTTCTACACGCCGGAGGAACTGCAGACCATCGTACTGCGCTCGGCTGAGATACTGAACGTGCCGATGGAGCGCGAGGGGGCAGCGGAGATTGCCCGACGTTCGCGCGGTACCCCGCGTATTGCCAACCGCTTGCTGAGGCGTGTGCGCGACTACGCCCAGGTGCGCGGCGACGGCGTTATCACCCAGCAGATTGCGGATGAGGCGCTGCAACTGCTGGAAGTAGATACGCTGGGGCTGGACGAATTTGACAGACGGTTCCTGCGCCTGATTATCGAGAAGTTCGACGGTGGCCCGGTGGGCATCGATACCCTTTCTGCCGCCACCAATGAGGAACGGGATACCATCGAGGACGTGTACGAGCCTTTCCTGATACAAATCGGCTTACTGAACCGTACCTCGCGAGGGCGAGTAGCAACGCGCCTCGCGTATGAACATCTGGGGCTACTGCCGAGAGGCGAGAGCCACCAGCAGCGCCTCTTATAG
- the hisG gene encoding ATP phosphoribosyltransferase — MKLKIGLPKGSLQEATFELFKKAGFDFHVSSRSYEPTVDDPELEPWLIRPQEIPRYVQDGVLDVGISGKDWIEDNGADVVEVADLTYSKVTRNPVRVVLAVQESSPIQSVKDLQGKRIATEYVRLTERYLRQHEVQATVEFSWGACEVKVPTLADAIVVNTETGSSLRAHNLRIVDTLLVSTPRLIANKQAWQDAWKREKTENIAMLLTAALNAGVLVGLKMNVERANLPTVLSVLPALKNPTISPLSDEGWVAVETILEEKQVRELIPQLKRAGAQGIVEYPLNKVIY; from the coding sequence GTGAAGCTTAAAATCGGTTTGCCGAAGGGCAGTCTACAAGAAGCCACCTTCGAACTGTTCAAAAAGGCAGGCTTCGACTTCCACGTCTCTTCGCGTTCTTACGAGCCGACGGTAGACGATCCTGAACTGGAACCCTGGCTCATCCGTCCGCAGGAAATCCCACGTTACGTGCAGGACGGCGTGCTGGACGTGGGCATCAGCGGGAAGGACTGGATTGAGGACAACGGTGCAGACGTGGTAGAAGTTGCCGACCTGACATATTCCAAAGTGACCCGCAACCCGGTGCGTGTGGTGCTGGCGGTGCAGGAGAGCAGCCCCATCCAGAGCGTGAAAGACCTGCAGGGCAAGCGCATTGCTACCGAATATGTGCGCCTCACCGAAAGGTATCTCCGTCAGCATGAGGTGCAAGCAACGGTAGAGTTCTCCTGGGGCGCATGCGAGGTGAAAGTGCCCACCCTCGCCGATGCCATCGTGGTAAACACCGAGACAGGCAGTAGCCTGCGGGCGCACAACCTGCGTATTGTAGACACTTTGCTGGTCTCTACTCCACGCCTCATCGCCAACAAGCAAGCCTGGCAGGATGCGTGGAAACGCGAAAAGACCGAAAACATCGCGATGCTGCTGACCGCCGCGCTCAACGCGGGCGTGCTGGTGGGCTTGAAGATGAACGTGGAACGCGCGAACCTGCCCACCGTGCTGAGCGTGTTGCCCGCATTGAAGAACCCCACTATCTCGCCGCTGTCGGACGAGGGATGGGTGGCGGTAGAGACCATTCTGGAAGAGAAGCAGGTGCGCGAACTGATACCGCAGCTCAAACGTGCTGGAGCGCAGGGCATCGTGGAATATCCTCTCAATAAGGTGATTTACTGA